A region of Paenibacillus sp. JNUCC-31 DNA encodes the following proteins:
- a CDS encoding beta-glucosidase: MYKDLDNLISEMTLEEKAGLCSGQDFWTTKAIERLGIPSIWLADGPHGLRKQSGEVDHLGVNGSVPATCFPSAVGLASSWNRDLIHRVGEALGLESQAEGVSILLGPGANIKRSPLCGRNFEYFSEDPYLTGEMAAAHISGVQSQGVGTSLKHFAVNNQEHRRMTTDAVVDERTLREIYLTGFEMAVKKAQPWTVMSAYNQLNGTYCSENEALLSKILNEEWGHEGLVVSDWGAVNDAVNSLAAGMHLEMPTSNGYGQKSIVDAVLNGKLSQETLDHTVKQLLTVIFKASDNKKLNVVIDQEAHHTLARETARETMVLLKNEKQLLPLSKQSRIAVIGAMAEQIRYQGGGSSHINPTKMDSPLKEIVKSAGDGAKILYAKGYDQCSDDNDEMLLNEAVEIAEQSDSAVLFLGLPDTYESEGYDRTHLNLPENQIELIERVASVQSNIVVVLSNGSPVVMPWIRHVKSVLEAYLGGQAAGGAIADLLFGDANPSGKLAETFPMTLKQNPSHPYFPGEGDRVEYREGIFVGYRYYDAKDIEPLFPFGYGLSYTNFEYSDLNIDKRILTDQESVQVSLKVKNTGKRHGKEIIQLYVKANAFKVIRPEKELKGFVKVALEPDEEQIISFTLDKRSFAYYDMDLKDWNADSGEYEIGIGSSSRNVPLTANLFIESTTTTVPVIHRNTTMGDLMANPKTAPVFAQMEGLAQKSEPQSDEVSSTMLAALAKYMPLRSLLAFGVITDEALELLLQQLNSAVKPTEKIIK; the protein is encoded by the coding sequence ATGTATAAAGATCTTGATAATCTAATTTCAGAAATGACATTAGAAGAAAAGGCCGGTCTGTGCTCAGGACAAGACTTCTGGACTACAAAAGCAATCGAACGGTTGGGAATTCCGTCTATATGGTTGGCGGATGGACCTCATGGCTTGCGTAAACAGAGTGGAGAAGTAGATCATTTAGGAGTCAATGGGAGCGTTCCTGCCACTTGCTTTCCTAGTGCGGTAGGACTTGCCAGCTCTTGGAATCGCGATTTAATTCATAGAGTAGGTGAGGCTCTTGGTTTAGAAAGTCAGGCAGAAGGTGTTTCTATTTTGCTGGGTCCTGGTGCAAATATAAAACGGTCACCTTTGTGTGGACGAAATTTTGAATATTTCTCCGAAGATCCCTACCTGACCGGTGAAATGGCGGCAGCTCACATTTCTGGAGTTCAAAGTCAGGGCGTTGGAACTTCCTTGAAGCATTTTGCCGTCAATAACCAAGAACACCGCCGAATGACAACGGATGCTGTGGTGGATGAACGTACGCTTAGGGAAATCTATCTAACCGGATTCGAAATGGCGGTTAAAAAGGCTCAGCCTTGGACGGTTATGTCTGCCTATAATCAATTAAATGGGACATATTGCTCTGAGAATGAAGCGTTACTGTCTAAAATTTTAAATGAGGAATGGGGGCATGAGGGCTTAGTCGTTTCCGATTGGGGTGCGGTTAATGATGCCGTGAATAGCTTAGCGGCAGGCATGCACCTAGAAATGCCTACAAGTAATGGATACGGTCAAAAGTCTATCGTTGATGCGGTTCTGAACGGGAAGTTATCCCAAGAAACACTGGATCACACCGTTAAACAACTTTTAACGGTTATTTTCAAAGCTTCGGATAATAAAAAATTGAATGTAGTTATTGATCAAGAAGCACATCATACGCTAGCTCGTGAAACAGCGAGGGAGACCATGGTCTTGCTCAAAAACGAGAAACAACTTCTTCCTCTCTCAAAGCAATCCCGAATTGCCGTTATAGGTGCCATGGCGGAGCAGATTCGCTACCAAGGGGGAGGGAGCTCGCATATTAACCCTACGAAGATGGATAGCCCCCTGAAAGAAATCGTAAAATCCGCTGGCGACGGAGCCAAGATTCTTTACGCGAAAGGTTATGACCAATGTTCTGATGACAATGATGAAATGTTACTGAACGAAGCTGTTGAAATTGCAGAACAATCTGATTCTGCGGTACTCTTCCTTGGACTTCCGGATACTTATGAATCCGAAGGTTATGACCGAACCCATTTAAATTTGCCAGAAAACCAGATCGAATTGATCGAACGCGTAGCTTCTGTACAATCGAATATCGTGGTAGTTCTTAGTAACGGTTCTCCAGTGGTCATGCCATGGATTAGGCACGTAAAGTCTGTTCTTGAGGCTTATTTGGGAGGTCAAGCGGCAGGAGGTGCTATTGCGGATCTGCTTTTCGGTGACGCCAATCCTAGTGGGAAACTAGCAGAAACCTTTCCCATGACTCTGAAGCAAAATCCCTCACATCCCTACTTCCCGGGAGAAGGCGATCGCGTGGAGTATAGAGAAGGCATCTTTGTCGGGTATCGCTACTACGATGCGAAAGACATCGAACCACTTTTTCCATTCGGTTATGGGCTAAGCTACACGAATTTTGAATATTCTGATCTTAACATTGATAAAAGAATCTTAACTGATCAAGAGAGCGTTCAAGTTAGCCTAAAAGTCAAAAATACCGGGAAGCGTCATGGAAAGGAAATTATCCAACTGTACGTTAAGGCTAATGCTTTCAAAGTTATACGCCCCGAGAAAGAATTGAAAGGGTTTGTTAAGGTAGCACTTGAGCCTGATGAAGAACAAATTATATCGTTTACGTTGGATAAACGGAGCTTTGCTTATTATGACATGGATTTAAAAGATTGGAATGCAGATTCAGGAGAGTATGAAATAGGGATCGGAAGTTCCTCGCGTAATGTTCCATTGACAGCAAATCTATTTATTGAATCTACTACCACAACTGTTCCTGTTATTCACCGTAATACGACAATGGGTGACCTGATGGCAAATCCAAAAACAGCACCAGTCTTTGCCCAAATGGAGGGCCTAGCCCAAAAATCGGAGCCTCAATCCGATGAAGTATCTTCTACAATGCTTGCAGCATTGGCAAAATATATGCCTCTTCGCTCATTATTAGCATTCGGTGTGATCACTGATGAGGCTCTTGAGTTACTTTTGCAACAACTCAACAGTGCGGTGAAGCCAACAGAGAAGATCATTAAATAA
- a CDS encoding response regulator transcription factor yields MYQLLIVDDESSVVESLTLTIPWEKYGIENIYSACSAQEALQIASKHSIDIMITDIRMPEIDGLELIERIQHFSRKIRIIILSGHDEFDYAKKAMKLQVLDYLLKPINFDELIHSVRKAIQDIENEWKEISSLNRIQQTLHANLPLLRSQLLNDLLNNKSIPKNILEERLNTVGVSFRLDDSYLMMVLRMEEDFSGYELQSLSLLEYAITNIAEEVFIELFELWHCITEKGYLVFLVKSSDQQALKMVDSFAVKLQNHVQKYLKGSLSICLSKLGRFPDGLPALYLSSVNAINRNIGHNKSFFLTLDPINQEPPQERIHSEMQAPPLLPFLLDSGDWDEVLSKIDRILSIKGSSIEYTQDQLFSILLYLSSSFSLVFITENNELNEELNEELNLLLQKKGHLSKQRIYDWAKKNIECLKLRALDNIKDSHNHIVARIRTFIQKKLSTGISIQDAANHVGMHPVYLSKVYKTVTDETIGDYIYRIRMERAVQLLKNTDMKVSEISGQLGYLAVPHFIKIFKKEFGTTPQDFRNH; encoded by the coding sequence ATGTACCAGTTGTTGATCGTTGATGACGAAAGCTCGGTTGTCGAAAGCTTAACGTTGACCATCCCATGGGAGAAGTACGGGATCGAAAATATTTACAGTGCCTGCTCCGCCCAAGAAGCTCTGCAAATCGCCTCTAAACATTCCATTGATATCATGATTACGGACATTAGGATGCCAGAAATAGATGGACTAGAACTCATTGAACGTATACAGCATTTTTCGCGTAAGATTCGTATCATCATTCTTTCGGGACACGACGAGTTCGATTACGCCAAAAAAGCTATGAAGCTCCAAGTATTAGACTATTTACTCAAACCTATCAATTTTGATGAACTTATTCATTCCGTACGTAAAGCTATCCAGGACATCGAGAATGAATGGAAAGAAATTAGTTCCCTAAATCGGATCCAACAAACTTTGCATGCGAATTTACCCCTTTTAAGAAGCCAATTATTAAATGATCTGTTAAACAACAAAAGTATTCCGAAGAATATTCTGGAGGAAAGGTTGAACACTGTTGGTGTATCATTCCGTTTGGACGATTCTTACCTCATGATGGTATTAAGAATGGAGGAGGACTTTTCAGGATATGAGCTACAATCCCTCTCGCTCCTTGAATATGCTATTACAAACATCGCAGAAGAAGTCTTTATAGAACTATTCGAGTTGTGGCACTGTATCACAGAGAAAGGTTATTTAGTATTTTTAGTTAAGAGCTCTGACCAGCAGGCACTTAAAATGGTAGATTCATTTGCTGTTAAGTTACAAAACCATGTTCAAAAGTATTTAAAGGGATCACTATCTATTTGTCTTAGCAAACTCGGTCGGTTTCCCGATGGATTGCCTGCTTTGTATCTATCATCAGTCAACGCCATCAACCGTAATATTGGGCACAATAAGAGTTTCTTTTTGACTCTCGATCCAATAAATCAAGAGCCTCCACAGGAACGAATTCATAGTGAAATGCAAGCACCACCGCTACTCCCATTTCTATTGGATTCAGGTGATTGGGATGAAGTTTTAAGCAAGATAGACAGAATCCTATCCATAAAGGGCTCTTCGATCGAGTATACGCAGGATCAACTATTTTCCATACTGCTCTACCTTTCCTCTTCGTTTTCTTTAGTATTTATCACAGAAAACAATGAACTAAATGAAGAACTTAACGAAGAATTAAATTTATTACTTCAAAAAAAAGGACATCTTTCAAAGCAGCGCATTTACGACTGGGCCAAAAAAAACATTGAATGCCTAAAGCTCAGGGCTTTAGACAATATAAAAGATTCCCATAATCATATCGTAGCAAGGATACGGACATTTATCCAAAAAAAGCTTTCCACCGGAATTTCTATACAAGACGCCGCAAATCATGTAGGCATGCATCCTGTGTATTTGTCCAAAGTATACAAAACAGTGACAGATGAAACGATAGGAGATTATATTTATCGGATTCGAATGGAACGAGCGGTTCAGCTTCTGAAGAATACGGATATGAAAGTATCAGAAATTAGTGGACAGTTAGGCTACCTCGCTGTACCTCATTTCATTAAGATTTTTAAAAAGGAGTTCGGGACTACACCGCAAGATTTCCGTAATCATTGA
- a CDS encoding sensor histidine kinase: MNDYERDRLIQDLIDKMNLQSFTEGWNNHISLYSPIIDKWINPSTNQKAPPTSDNLNQWTLDLTHSLFTLRRPHEGYTIEVTFPQNNLQHMLDSAKVENNDPFFYHPDYPIVTSSSPSPNKIEELIHKLSIPRLYDHKEGSVEISIAEDKYMVNFFKSSTLGWYLIDYVPLDQALQPIMKTQRIFYVVCLMLVLASVTHALFLYRKVQIPILTLLKGVRHLKKGSFSHRIEKSSLNEFDILYQNFNDMAEQIEELIEKVYKEKIISREAQVKQLQAQINPHFLYNCLFFINNMNRLGNEDAITAMTENLAEYFRYTTRLNDPLTTLQKELAVVQNYLNIQCLRMTRLRYEINIPDSMNQLLVPKLLIQPLVENSLIHGIEKKQAAGIVRIECIESQNQYRLLLDDDGIGMTNDEIQELLYQIMQPLTDTIGCALWNIQQRMDIFFMKPAGINIDKSPLGGLRIELYWPKENLLEE, encoded by the coding sequence ATGAACGACTACGAAAGAGACCGCCTGATACAAGATCTTATCGACAAAATGAATCTCCAGAGTTTCACCGAAGGCTGGAATAATCATATCTCTTTATACTCCCCAATAATAGATAAGTGGATTAACCCATCCACCAATCAAAAAGCACCTCCTACTAGTGATAATTTGAATCAATGGACGTTGGACCTGACTCATAGCTTATTTACTCTACGGAGACCGCACGAGGGGTATACGATTGAAGTGACATTTCCACAAAACAATCTCCAGCATATGCTGGATTCAGCTAAAGTAGAAAATAATGACCCCTTTTTCTATCATCCGGACTATCCGATAGTCACAAGCAGTTCGCCCAGCCCTAATAAGATTGAAGAATTAATCCACAAGCTCTCGATTCCTAGATTGTATGATCACAAAGAAGGAAGCGTGGAGATATCCATTGCAGAAGACAAATACATGGTCAATTTTTTTAAGTCGAGTACTTTGGGATGGTACTTAATTGACTATGTACCACTTGATCAAGCGCTACAACCAATCATGAAGACACAACGTATCTTCTATGTGGTTTGTTTGATGCTGGTATTAGCCAGCGTAACCCATGCTTTATTTCTTTACCGTAAGGTTCAGATCCCGATTCTTACTTTACTTAAAGGAGTTCGTCATTTGAAAAAGGGTTCTTTCTCACACAGGATCGAGAAATCCAGTCTCAACGAATTCGATATTTTATATCAAAACTTTAATGATATGGCTGAACAAATTGAGGAATTAATTGAAAAAGTCTACAAAGAAAAAATTATATCTAGAGAAGCTCAAGTGAAACAATTACAAGCACAAATTAACCCGCATTTTCTTTATAATTGTTTGTTTTTCATTAATAATATGAACCGATTAGGAAATGAAGATGCCATCACGGCCATGACGGAAAATCTAGCAGAATATTTTCGTTACACAACCAGGTTGAATGACCCTTTAACCACGCTCCAAAAAGAGCTGGCGGTCGTCCAAAACTATCTTAATATCCAATGCTTAAGAATGACTCGTTTACGTTACGAAATTAATATACCCGATTCGATGAACCAACTTCTTGTGCCCAAACTTCTTATTCAACCATTAGTGGAGAACAGCTTGATCCATGGAATAGAAAAAAAACAAGCAGCCGGCATAGTACGAATCGAGTGCATAGAAAGTCAAAATCAGTACCGTCTTCTCTTAGATGATGACGGAATCGGAATGACCAACGATGAAATTCAAGAATTGCTTTATCAAATCATGCAACCACTGACAGATACAATTGGTTGCGCTTTATGGAATATTCAGCAACGTATGGACATCTTTTTTATGAAGCCAGCAGGGATCAATATAGATAAGAGTCCTCTCGGCGGTTTGCGTATCGAGTTGTATTGGCCTAAGGAGAACTTATTGGAGGAATGA